CCGTTTAAAATGATGCCGCCCGCCAAAAGCAGACCGCCAACGAGGAGCAACGTTCCAAATGTCTGGGCGAACGCGGTCGGCTGGTCGGTGGGGTTCTCTTTCATGTTTGTGACCTCCGACGACTCCCGAGTGCACCAACACGTTCTCATGTCTGCTTTTCTTGATCGCGTGTAGACACGATTGCGGCCCGTCCATCGTTTTGGCTGCTGGTTGGGGTGAAAAAAGGCCGATTGTGAGAGTTAGGGCAATTGGTCAGCGGCGATGGCCGTCACTGAGTCCATTGTTAAGCATTGTCCCGTAAGCAGTTAAAGTGACTATTGGTTCGCCCTTGCGCTGCCGGGGAAGCGACCACGCCAACACCGCCGAAAAGCCTGCCATACACGCGAAGCAGCTGCGCTTCGTTCTTCCCCGTTCTTGCCCGCCGGAGCGGGTCCGAAATCACTTCCCATCTCTTTGAAATTTATCGACTTACAACTTGTCTGTTGACCTTCACTTGGGGGGCCAAAGTGGATAAAATTTCATGATGAGTGTGCCCGTCCTCCAAACCGGCGTCGGAGCGAATCCCGCGGTTTGGGGCGAGTTCGTTTCGCTCGTGGAAAACGACTCGGCCCTGCTGGCCGCGCGCCGGCTGGTCCACACCTTTAGCCATTCCAGACGAAACAACGCCACTCCGAACCCGCTCGTCCTGCACGGCCCGTCCGGTGTGGGGAAGACCGCGCTTGCTCAAACAATTGTTCGGAAGATCATCGACAGCCCCGCCGGGCACACCGTTCAGGTCGTCGCGGCCGGCGACCTGTTGCGGACGCAGGCGGATCAGCCGGAGCCGGACGAATTCGCCGACATGCGAACGTCGGACCTGCTCGTCCTCGAAGACGTGCAGCACCTTCAAGTTCGGGCCGCCGGCGACCTCTGCCTCCTGCTCGACGACCGCTGCTCGCGCAGTCGGCCAACCGTGCTGACCGCCAACGTCGGCCCCGCCGCATTAACCCGGTTCCCGCGCCGGCTGACCAGTAGACTGGCCGCCGGGCTCGTTGTGCAGCTCGAACCGCTCACGCCCGCCGGCCGCCGCGCGCTACTCGAACGCTTCGCGACCAAGCGCAACATGCGCCTGACCGACGACGCGCTCGACTGGCTCGCGGCCCAGGCCACCGGCGGCGGTGCCCGGCCGCTCGTCGGCGTGCTGGAGAAGCTGCGAACACTGGCCGTCGACCAGAGCGGCCCGCTGACGGCGGCCGTCGTGCGCGAGTTGCTGGAAGGGGAATCGCCCGCCCGGACCAAAGGAATTGTCGACGTCGTTGTCGCGAAGGTGGCGACCGCGTTCGGCGTGTCGGTGAAGGACGTCCGCGGGACGGCCCGGCAGCGGACGATCATGCTCGCCCGACAGGTGGCCATGTACCTGACCCGACACGTGACCTCGCTGTCGTTCCCGCAGATCGCCGCGGCGTTTGGCGGCCGGGACCACACGACCGTCCTGCACGCCTGCACCAAAATCACCGCGGCCCTGAAAGACGACGCCAAACTGCGGCGGACCGTCCGCGAACTGAAGGCGGAACTCAAGTGACGCGCACCCTGTGGACAACTTGGCGCGCGGATGGCGCGCGAATGCCGATTACTGGCGCGCACTTGTGGAATCGGGTCACTGGCGCCGGGGCCGTCGAATCGCGCGGCCCGGCGCGCCACACGACGAACACCCGCGCGCCAGGTTGTCCACAGGCGGTAGATCGGCGCAAGTCGTGTGCTGCAGGGTAATACCGTGTCCCCAAACACAACGCGCGCCAGAAAGCGGCTTCGCATTACTGCTGTTACTGTGTTTTTAAACTCACGAATCTAGTTAGGAAGACATCAGAGCAGGCGGAGACCAGCGAACACCCTCGAATCGGACGGGAGAACGGCCCATGAAGGTGACCTGCCAGCGCGACGCACTGTTGACCGCCTGCCAACTGGTCACGGCGGCCGTGGCCGCGCGGACGACCAAACCAATCCTCAGCAACATCAAGGCCATTGCGCAGGACGATGCACTGACTTTGATGGCCACCGACCTGGAAGTTGGGATTCGCTACGAACTGCGGGGCGCCAGGGTCGGGCGGGCGGGGGCAGCCATCCTCCCGCCGGTGCGGCTCGCCTCGATCCTCAAGGAAACGACCGACGCCGAGATCACCATCGACGCCGGCGAGGAAACGACCCTGATCCGGCTCTCGACCGGTCGCTTTGAACTCCCGAACGGCTCCCCGGACGAATTCCCGGACATCCCGTCGTTCGACAACAGCGGCAACTACCACGAGATCACCGCCGGCGTGCTGCGGACGATGATCAAGCGGACCGCGTTCGCCGCGGACAAGAAAGAGAGCACGCGGTTTGCCGTGACGGGCGTGCTCTGGGAAGCCGAGGAGGGCAAAGCCCGGCTCGTTGCCACGGACACCAAGCGGTTGGCCCTCTGCGAGGGCAAGGCGGACGTTCACGGGGCCGTCGACCCGAAGGGCCAGTCGCACTTGGTGCCGCTGAAGACGGTCCAGCTTCTGGAGCGGAACCTGACCGACGACGGCGAGATCGTCCGCATAGTACTCAAGCCGAACGAGGCGATGTTTCAGACCGAGCGGGCGCTGATCCACACCCGGCTGGTGGAGGGCCGGTTCCCGCCGTACCGCAACATCATCCCGAAGAAGCTGGACGTGAAACTGCCGGTGGCCGTGGCCGACCTGCTCGCCCGCGTCCGCCAGGCCGCGATCATGGTGGACGAGGAGACCAAGCGGGTCGATTTCCACTTCGAGCCGGGCAAGGTCACGCTCACCGCCCGGGGTCAGGACGTCGGGTCGAGTGAAGTGACGATGGCGCTGCCGGACTACCAGGGGGCGGAGGTCGACATCGCGTTCGACCCGTCATACCTCGTGGAGATGCTCCGGGCGATCGAGGGCGAGCCGACGGCCGTCCTCGAAATGACCGACGGCACCCGCCCGGCCCTGTTCCGCGTCGGCGAGTCGTACCTGTATCTGGTGATGCCGCTGGCGGGGTGAGGATTTGGGCGAGCGGGGGACGTGAGTCCCCTGATTCTGGGGGATGATGACTCAGGGGACCAGTCTCCAGAATCAGGGGACTCACGTCCCCCGCTCGCCCGGGAATAGAACGGATTCCGGGCAGGAGGCGACGCCGATGGCCGAGAGCAGCGGTCCCGAGAACCTGGGCGACGTCCTCGCGCGGCTGTTCACCGCCCGCGGTTGGGGCCGCAAGTCGGAGCGGCTCCGCCTGGAGGCGGCATGGGCCGAAGCGGTCGGCCCCGCGTTCCTGCCCGAAACTCGGGTAAGCGGCCTCCGGCGGGGCGTGATGGAGGTCGAAGTGAAGAGCGGCGTGCTGATCCAGGAACTCGCGCAGTTTCACAAGCGCAAGCTCATCACGGCCCTCCGCGAGAAGTTGCCGGGGACGACGATCACCGACCTGAAGTTCCGCGCCGGAGCGTGGTGACGAAGACCAGGCGAGCGGGGGACGTAAGTCCCCTGATTCTGGGGACTGATACCCAGAGTTCGTTGTTCCCAGAATCAGGGGACTCACGTCCCCCGCTCGCCTTTGCAATGGAATCACCAGGACGATCTGTAACCGCGAAAGGATGACCAGCATGAGTACGACGACGGCGGCCCCGGGGACCACGGGGGGCGGGTACAGCGAAGAGAACATGAAGACGCTGAAGGACGCCGCGCACATCCGGCAGAACCCCGGCATGTACGTCGGCAACACGGACACGGAAGGCCTTCACCACCTCGTTTACGAAATCGTGTACAACTCGGTCGACGAGGCCCTGGCCGGGTACTGCAAGCACATCTCGGTGGCCCTGCACGTCGACGGCTCGATCTCCGTCAGCGACGACGGCCGCGGCATCCCGGTCGGGGTGAAAGCAGACACGGGCAAGTCGACGCTGGAAGAGGCGCTGACGATCGCCGGCACGTCGGGCAAGTTCGACAACGCGGCCTACCGCGTGTCCGCCGGGCTGCACGGCATGGGCGCGAAGGCGATGAACGCCCTGTCCGAATGGTGTCTGGCGGAAGTCCGGCGAGAAGGCCGGGTCTACCAGATGGAGTTCGAGCGCGGGTACGCGACGAGCGCGCTGAAGGACATCGGGCCGACGCCGGCGGGCCAGACGGGGACGACCATCAGCTTCAAGCCCGACCCCGAAATGTTCGGTGACCTGACGTTCGATTTCGACAAACTGGCCACCCGCTTCCTGCAGTTGTCGTTCCTGAACAGAGGGTTGACCCTGGCCCTGCGGGACGACCGGGACGGGAAGGCCGAGACGTACTTCTCGAACGCCGGGATCACCGACTACGTCGTCCACCTGAACCTGGGCGAGCAGGTCGAACACGCCCCGATTTACCTCAGCAGGGAAATCAACGGCGTCACGATCGAGGTCTGCCTGCAGTACAACGGCGGCGACAACAAGATCGAGATGTGCTTCACGAACAACGCCTACAACAAGGACGGCGGCACGCACCTGTCCGGGTTCCGCGCCGGCCTGACGCGGTCGGTGACGACCTACGGCCGGAAGGAAGGGCACTTCAAGGACGGCCTCGAACTCAAGGGTGAAGACTTCCGCGAGGGGCTGACGGCCGTCATCAGCGTCAGCCACCCCGACCCCAGTTTCGAGTCGCAGACCAAGGTGAAGCTCGTCACCGCGGAGGTCGAGGGGCAGGTGTCGAGCGTGGTGTACGAGGCCCTGTCCGAGTTCCTGGAGAAGAATCCCAAGGAAGGGACGCGGATCTGCAAGAAGATCGCCCTCTCGGCCGAGGCGCGACTGGCCGCCAAGAAGGCCCGGGATGCCATCATCGACCGCAAGAAGATCCTCGGTGGCGGCGGACTGCCCGGCAAGCTGATGGACTGCACCACCCGCGAGCGCGAGAAGAGCGAGCTGTTCCTCGTCGAAGGGGATTCGGCCGGCGGGTCGGCCGAGAGCGGGCGGGACCGGATGTACCAGGCGGTCCTGCCGCTCCGCGGTAAGGTGCTGAACGTCGAGAAGGCCCGCCTCGAAAAGCTGCTCAAGAACGAGGAAATCGCGTCTCTCATCGCCGCGGTGGGCGTCGACATCGGGAACATCGAGGACGTGACCAAGGTCCGGTACGGGAAGATCATCATCCTGACCGACGCCGACGTGGACGGCCAGCACATCCGCACGCTGCTGCTGACGTTCTTCTTCCGGCAGATGCGCAAGCTCATCGAGGACGGGCACCTGTTCGTCGCCCGCCCGCCGCTGTTCAAAGTGACGCAGAAGAAGGAAGTCCGCTTCGTCAAGACGCGGGCGGAAATGGTCAAGGAACTGTTCGCCCGCGGGATGAAGGATACCAGCCTCGTCGTCTATCCGGTCGGCGCCCGGCAGACGGCCGAGTATCCGAAGACGATCGGCAACGACATCCTGGGCACGCTGATTCCGATGCTGGACGAGGTCGAGGCCGCGGTCGTGATCCTCGAACGCCGCGGCCAGACGTTCGATTCGTTCCTGAGTCGGGTCACGACGGCCGGCTTCCCGCGGTACCACGTCCGCCTCGGGACGAAAGAGTTCTTCTTCAACAGCCAGGAAGAAGTGGAGACGTTCCGGGCGCAGAAGTCGACGGAGTTGGGTCGGGAACTGGTGATCAGCGATGAAGTGATGGCGACCGGGCTCGCGCCGGCGACCCCGCCGCCGTCTGCCGGTCCGGACGGCTCCCGCGCGGCGGCGCCCGCCCCGGTTCCGGCGGAGATCGACGAACGGTACCGCTTCACGGTGGACGAGTGGCACGAGGTCCGGGCGTTGAACCGGGCGCTGGTGAAGTTGCAGGAAGCGGGCTTCACCGCGGCCGACCTGGTCCCGCTCCCGCGGCTCGCCGGCCGGGAGCCGGCGGTCCGGTTCGCCCTGCAGCACGGCGAATCCCGCAAGGACCTGGACCACCTCCGCGAGCTGGTCGCCGAGGTCCGCAAGCTCGGCGAGAAGGGCCTGACGATCACCCGGTTCAAAGGGCTGGGTGAAATGGACCCCGAGGAACTCTGGGACACCACCCTCGACCCCGAACACCGGACGCTCCTGCGCGTCACCCTGGAGAACGGGTTCGAGGCCGAGAAGTGGTTCCGCAAGCTGATGGGTGACGAGGTCGAAGGCCGCCGCGAGTACATCCTCAAGCACCGGATCGACGACCCCGAGTCGATCGACTACGGGGCGTAATTTTGAGTTTTGATGTAGTGATCGGGATTGGAATAGATTTAGTACGCAGGGTATGCTTCGTGTATCGAGTCGGTGTTCTCGCGGAACGCCGACCCGACCAACGAGAGGCGAGAAAGATGGCGGAGATCATGATCGATCGCGGCCGGGGTCCGGAAATTGATGGCACCCGTATCACCGTGTACAACCTGTTGCAGTCTTTTCTCGACCCGACGATGACGGGAGGCGAAATCTGCCGCGTGTATGATTTGACCGCCCGGCAAGTCGCGGCCGCCCGCGCTTACGTGTTAAGCAACCCCGACACGGTCTTGGCCGAGCATTTAAAGATTGAAGCAAAGATGGAGGCCGGAAACCCGCCCGAGGTCCAGGAGTGGGCCGAGCGGGCCGGAACCTCGTTCCGGAACTTCAAGCGATGGTTGGCGGAAAGACAGGCCGCGGACCACGCCGAGGCGACGCAGACGCGACCGGGACGAGTGCCGACATTCCGGGAGTGGTTGGTCGAGCAAAACGGCCGATCTTCGTTCCATTCTAGGCTTGGGGATTAACCGGGTAGGTAAGATCATGCCATTGTTAGATCACTTTCACCCACCCCTGAGTCTGTCCCGGCCGTGGGAAGGTTTCCACAGTGCCTGGGCCACAATGCTCGCCCAGTAGTTGAACCGGACCCTACCGCCTGAGTACGTGGCCATCCCCCAAACCTCGCGGGGGCCGATGGTCGAAATCGATGTCGCGGCTTTGGCGTCGGCCACGGGTGGTTCACCCACCAACACTTGGGCTCCCGCACGACCGGCCTGGAGTGGTCTGATCGAGTGGCCCCTACGTGACCTGTTCGAGGTTCGCGTCAACAGGGTCGGGGAGGAGTCCCGGTTGGTCGGTGCGATCGAACTGGTCAGCCCGGCTAACAAGGACCGCCCGGCTACCCGGCAGGCCTTCGCGGGCAAGTGTGTAGGTTACTTACGGAATCAGGTAGGCCTGATCGTCGTGGATGTTGTTACCTCCCGCCTGCACGACCTCCACCGCGAGTTGTTGGAATTGTTGGAGTTGGACGCCCCCCTGGCCGACTGGGGCTCACCGGACCCGGCACTGTATGCTGTTTCGTACCGCACGGTGCCGGTCGAGCCCGCGAGGCTGGACCTTTGGCCGCACCCGCTGGCTCTCGGCCGCCCGATGCCGGTCGTACCCTTCTGGCTCGGTTTCGATTTCGTCGTGCCCGTCGACCTGGAGGCGAGCTACCTCGCCACCTGCGAATTACTGCGTATCGCTGTTTGAGCGACGGCGAACGCGGCGAACGGTGCGAAGCCATCCTTGAGCAGGTTATCCTGTTAGCGTACTCACGAATCGGACGCGAAACTGACCCCCTTTGGGTGTCGGCGGTGGGGGCGTCTCGTTGCCAGTGCCGCCAGACACCGTGTCTGCCGCCCGAAATTGGGTTCGTTTTGTAAAAACGGGTGTCCCGAACGTGTGGCCCTTGTGAGTCGATGTCGGTGCAGAGCGGCCGGCGTCGGTCGAATGCCGTTCAGAACGGCAGACCGGATCGGGCACTGCCCGCTGGACTTCACCCCGGAGCGTGTTTCGACGCTTGTTGCCGTCTTTTCTCGACCCGACGATGACGGAGGTCGAAATCGGCCGCGTGTACGACACGACCGGGCCGCCGCGCCGATTCCGCGGAGGCGTTTCTTTCGAGCGATTTGCCGGTGTCCCGGTGGTCTGTTCTGGTCAGGTTCGCTTTTTGCGGCGCGTCTTCGCGGCGGGCGCGGCCAGGAGTGCGTCCCAGCTTTCGGCGGTGGCCACGTGCGTAATTAACTGGCGCAGGCGAGCGAGGTCGTGGATGTCGTCGATGGCCCGCGTCGTCCGCTCGTCGGGCGGCCCCAACTGCGTCTCCCCGATCAAACGCAACAAATCCTTCGCTTCGTTTTCTCGACCCTCTTCTCGACCTTCTTCGCGGCCTTCCTGGCGGCCTTTCTCGCGGCCTTCTTCGCGGCCTTCTTGGAGAATCGCCTGGTACGTGGAAGATTCTCTCATGGCGGTCATCCCCTGGAATAACTTCCGGCACACATCGGGCGGGTATCGCAAGCCCGAGAGCACATAGGCGGCCGCTTCCAGCATCGGGACGAGCCCCGATTCCTTGTAGGCGTTTATGCGGTCGGCCATCTGTCTTATTATGCCCGGCAGCTCGCGTTTTGTCACGGCGCTAATGGGGGCGAGTGGCAACAGCGCGGGGCCGCCCGTGAGAAACAGCTCGGGCGGCAACTCCCACACCCGAATAACGCGGTACTGAAACGCCAGGTAGGTGTCCTCGCCGGCGAACCGGCGGATGTGGGTGCCGGTGAGTTGTGGGGAATTCGCCTCGGGGTGGAGCAGAATCGCCACCGTCCGGACGGGGAGGTTGTGCTTGTCGTCCAGGAGTCCGTTGCGGACGAGGAGTTTGGTGGGGAGTTGGGCGGCGTCGTGTCCGGCGACGAATTCGAGGTGGAGGAGGTAGGGTGGTTCGGTGTGGACGCGGAGAACCTTGTCGGCGGCCCCGGTGACGGTCGCGATGTCGGCGTCGATGGCGTCAGTGGGTCCGGCGGGGACGCGTGCGAACGGCGGCCAGGCGGCGGGTGCGACTTCGACCAGGGCTTTGACGGTGGCGTCGAACGCTTTGGCCGACACGGGCTGTCCTCACCGGGGGTCTGACGACACGACCGGGCTGCCGCCGTGATTCCTCTGCTTGATTACGAACCCGTACCAGCGACCGGTTCAGCTCACGCCCGCCAGAAGCGGATCAACTCGCGGTTCATGAAGTGCCAGAGCCCGCGGGCGGCCAGCCAGCTCTTCTTCGCCTTGTACGTCTTGCCGCGGACCAACCGTTGTGTGGCTTGCGTCACCTTGGCGGCGATCTGGAGTGGCGTGTCGACCGTCACGAGCAGTTTGTACACGAACAGGGCCGCCGGGCCGACGCCCGCCTTGCGGAAGTAGTGGACGTACCCGATCGCCACGTTCGGGGCCGAGAACCCGACGTTCGCCCGGCTCGACACGCGGCCGTAGTGCAGGATCTCGATGTTGCTAAAGTAGACCACCTCGTGTCGGCGGCCGACTTGCGTCGACAGGTCGAGGTCCTCGCCGCCGAAGCGGTAACGCTCGTCCCACTTGCCGCTCTGCTCGAACACCGATCGGGGCAGGAAGACCGCCGCCCCCATCAGTACCTCGACCGACCGCGTCCCCTCGGGCTCGAACGTGTCGCGGCGGTATCGGTAATACGCCCGACGAAATAGGCCCGTCCACCGGAGCAGGGAGACCCGGTGCAGCATGGCGGCGAGCGTCGGCTTGGTCCGGTACGAGATCTGGAGGTTGCCGTCGGCCCCGCGGAGCTTCGGGCCGACCATGCCGACGCCCGGGTTGCGGTCCGCGAAGGTGACGAACTCCTTGAGCGTCCCGCCGGGGAGTTCGGTGTCGTTGTTCAGGAAAAACAAATAGCGGCCGTCGGCGACCGACGCGGCCTGGTTGTTGCCGGCGCTGAACCCGAGGTTGGCCCGGTTGCGGATCAGGGTGACGTGGGCGAATTCGTTCGCGACCATGTCCGCGGCACCGTCGCTGGACCCGTTGTCCACGACGATGGTCTCGAAACTCACCCCTTGCGAGCGGGCGTAGATCGAGGCCAGGCACTTCCGCAACAGGTCGACGCAGTTCCAGTTCACAATGCAAACGGAAACGTCCGGACGTGTCAGGTCGGGTGCGACGCGGTCGTGGGCGACGAAGGCCGGCGCGGCCTCGGGAAATGCCGAGGTGCGTGCCGGGGCCGCGGGTGCATCCTGCGTGAGGCCCATATTATCCCCAGGTGGGACCGGGGCGGGTCGGGCTGAACCCGACCCATCCGGCTTCCGTGCCGCCGGTATCGGACACCGGCTATTATTCGAGGTTGCTTAGATACCACGCCTTGCGCGAGCGTGTCAACCGCAGGAATGTGGGCGATTTAGGACTGGATGGAAACCCAAATCTCGAACCCTCCCAGGCCCGTTTGGGGGTTGAACTCCGGGCCGTACCGTTCGAGGGTCGGGGCCTCGGCCGCCTTGTAACCCGATTCGGGGAACCACTGGTTCCAGATCGCCGCGAGCGTGGCCCGGATGCCGGCGACGTGACCCGCGTGGGTGAAGACGGCGTACCGCTGCTCCGGCATGGCCAAGCTCGTCAGACCTTTCGGCAGATTCGCGTCGTTCGTCACTTCGACGGCACAGAGATAATCGAAGTTGCCATCGCGGTCGAAGTTGTAGCAGACGCCGTAAGCCACCCTTCCTACCTGGCCCGGGATGTTCCCGAGGTACGGGGTGAAGCGTTGCCACTGGTCGGGGATGCCGACTGGCGATTGGCAGCTGTGTCGCTCGACGAGGCCGGCGAACAGCGTCGGCTTCCGCGTCTCGAAGCGCGGCGGGGCGAGGTCGGGGGCGGGGGTCGTGGCCGTGGACATGGGAAGAGCCTCCACAATCGGGATGTTGTCGAGATGGCCCCGAGCCCGGACCTGTTCCGGGGTGGCGCCGAACTGGTCGCGGAACGCCCGCGTGAACGCTTCGTGGGAGCCGTACCCGGCTTCGAGTGCGAGTGCGAGGATGTCGTCGGCACCATCCGCGAGTCGGCGGGCGGCCTCGCTCAGCCGGCGGGCGCGGACGTACCGCATGAGCGACAGCCCCGTGGCCGCGGCGAAGGCCCGGGTGAGGTGGAACGCCGAGACGTGGCACGCCCGGGCGACGTCCTCCAGCGCGACGGGCTCCCGTGAGTGGCTCTCGACGTACCACAGCGCCTTGCGAACCGGGTCCATGCGTACTCCCTATAAACGTGACGCCAGCATAGGGACGACCGCGGAAAGCCGCTTGATCGTTCTTGCGGTCTTGGACGGGGGAAGTGATGGGAGTTGTGGGTACGGAGGGAATTGTCCGGGGTCTGTAGGTTTGGACGATGTTGCCGGCATAAGTTCAGCCGGTTTTTTGTTCCATGTCATGGTTGAATTGGCCTGGGCCGTCGGTTAGCCTTGGTGAGACCAAGGCTAACTATGTTAGCGGCCAGGTGTTAGACAGAAATTTTTTCTGTCTAATTACTAGTTCGGCAGCGGAGGGATTTGTGTGGGGCTCGCAATCGGGCTTGCCGTCACTCTCGTTCCGGGCTCGCTATTGCTGCTCCGGCTCGTCCACTACGCGCTTGATCGTGTTTGCGTAGGTCACGCCCAACGGTTTTGCAGACGACTGGGGTTGCGGCCCGATCGCGTGAGGTGGCAGCCGGCGTTCGACGGATCGGGGGTTAAGACGGAGTTCACGCTGATCCAACTCGACTGCTCGGACCGGCAAACGGAGCGACGGCTCGTGACGTTGTTAGTCTGGCCGTTTGGAGTGTGGAAGCGTGTCGGCGACGTGGCGTTCCCGGAACCTAACGGCGGCGAGTGGCCACTGTGCGATTCTGAGCGCGATGCCGGACGAACGGCCGCCGAACAATCCGTTGCAGCAGACCGGCGGGGCATTCGGTGATTCCAAGGTCTACGGCTCCCCAGCCCCGCCGGCTGCTGAGCTGGGCCGTTTGGCAGAAGAGGGCTTTGCGGTGGGGCGGTCGCGGAAAGACAGTCGGCGCCGGATCACCGTCGATGGGGTGGTGTACCGCTACACCGTCTCGCCGGACGACGGGTTCGTCGCCCTGATCGCCCGTCCAGATGACGCATGCGGCCAGCGGCTGTGGGTCAAGTTCGGCTATCACGACGACTGGGTGCCGGTCGGCGGTGATGTTCATCAATCCGCCGGACATCGTCTGATCTTGCCACGGGTGGTCCGGTTGGCCATCTTGGACGGGTTGCGGCGGGGCTGGAACCCGGCCGTCACAGAGTCGGGGGTGTTCCGGGTGTTCGATGGCGATAGCTTGCTCCCGCCCGACGAGTGGCCGCGGTTCACACACCCGGCTCAGGGCCACGTCCCCGGCGAGCAAAGGCATGCCGAACCCGGCGCCGCACCTGACCGCGGCGGCAGGTAGGCTTTTCGGAATTCAACGCCTCATCAGCCGCCGCAGCTGAGCTCGAGTGTTCGGCGGAGGGCGCATTAATGGAACGTGCGGCGTTTGCCGACGAGTTGTGCCGCCAGATCGTCGCAGACCTGCGACGGTTTCGGGAGGCGCACCCCAAAGAAACCGTGTACGGGTATGGGCTCCTGGGGGAACCAGGCGGGGAACCGTACCTCGCTTCGGTCGTCGCCACGGAGGAGGGGCTCCAACGGGTCGCCGCCAAGTACCAGAAGCTCGGCTACCGTTACAAGGGGTTCGTGGAGGAGCGGGCGGCCACCGCCGGGGAATTGGCCACGTGGTTGCGGTGGGCCAACCCGGACGACGGCTGGTACTTCTGGGGCCTGCCGGATCACAAGCGGGTTCGAGCGGCCCTGACCGCCCTGGTTGATGCGGGCGGCTTGGGAGGGGAGGAGTTCGAGGAGTTCTGCACGGATGTTCTGGCTTCACTCCAGACCGTTCCAGAATGGCGCGAGGAAATGACTCGAGGCCTGGTCGTCCTCGGGTTCACCTACGGCTCGGACCCGCGGGACTTTCTGCGGACCGCGACGCGGGCTAACCCATACCCAGTGGTGCGGCGGCTGTGGCGGGAGCAGTGGAAGGCAAGCGAGTTGCGGCCGCGGCTCGTACCCTCTGGTGCGCGAGCCGCCGAACTAGACTCTGCTGCACCTGATCGGAGCGGCAAGTAGCCCTTTCATGGGTCAGGCTCTCTCAGCCGCCCGGACCGGTGAGCGGAGTCGTTCGGCGGCCCAATGGCTATCGGGACTCTTACGTCATGCGACCCCTTCGGTATTCCATCAACGTCACATTGGACGGATGCTGCGATCATCGTGCAATGATCGCGGACGAAGACTTGCATCGCCACGCGGCCGAGAACCTCGACAAGGCCGATGCCCTCCTCTTTGGCCGGGTGACTTATGAAATGATGGAGGCGGCGTGGCGGCCGCCGGCGCGGACAGGAGCGAGGCCCGATTGGATGGAACCCTTCGCCCGGACGATCGACGCGGCAAAGAAGTACGTCGTGTCGAGCACCTTGGACCGGGTCGATTGGAACGCGGAGCTCGTGTGCGGGGATCTGGAGACGGCCGTTCGGCAGATCAAGCAGGAGTCGGGTAAGGGGCTGCTCGTGGGAGGCGTGAAGCTGCCGCTGGCGTTGGCGGAGCTGGGATTGATCGATGAGTACGAGTTCGTCGTGCAGCCCAGGCTGGCGGGCCACGGGCCGAC
The Fimbriiglobus ruber genome window above contains:
- a CDS encoding AraC family transcriptional regulator; translated protein: MDPVRKALWYVESHSREPVALEDVARACHVSAFHLTRAFAAATGLSLMRYVRARRLSEAARRLADGADDILALALEAGYGSHEAFTRAFRDQFGATPEQVRARGHLDNIPIVEALPMSTATTPAPDLAPPRFETRKPTLFAGLVERHSCQSPVGIPDQWQRFTPYLGNIPGQVGRVAYGVCYNFDRDGNFDYLCAVEVTNDANLPKGLTSLAMPEQRYAVFTHAGHVAGIRATLAAIWNQWFPESGYKAAEAPTLERYGPEFNPQTGLGGFEIWVSIQS
- a CDS encoding DUF4303 domain-containing protein, with the translated sequence MERAAFADELCRQIVADLRRFREAHPKETVYGYGLLGEPGGEPYLASVVATEEGLQRVAAKYQKLGYRYKGFVEERAATAGELATWLRWANPDDGWYFWGLPDHKRVRAALTALVDAGGLGGEEFEEFCTDVLASLQTVPEWREEMTRGLVVLGFTYGSDPRDFLRTATRANPYPVVRRLWREQWKASELRPRLVPSGARAAELDSAAPDRSGK
- a CDS encoding dihydrofolate reductase family protein; this translates as MRPLRYSINVTLDGCCDHRAMIADEDLHRHAAENLDKADALLFGRVTYEMMEAAWRPPARTGARPDWMEPFARTIDAAKKYVVSSTLDRVDWNAELVCGDLETAVRQIKQESGKGLLVGGVKLPLALAELGLIDEYEFVVQPRLAGHGPTLLAGLSKRIDLKLVSRLEFGSGAVAMRYEPGR